In Myxococcales bacterium, one genomic interval encodes:
- the rbfA gene encoding 30S ribosome-binding factor RbfA, with translation MSKNLPYSRGDRIADEIYMMINESLVMRIADPRLVNVRITRVRMTKDLRIAYVYFHMYDTNDELKLSAASGLESAKGFLKREIGSALALKFVPDLKFFFDESIELCEKIDALSGGR, from the coding sequence ATGTCAAAGAATTTACCGTATAGCAGAGGCGACAGAATAGCCGATGAGATATACATGATGATCAATGAGTCCCTCGTCATGCGTATTGCCGACCCGAGGCTTGTGAATGTGCGCATCACCAGGGTCAGGATGACCAAGGACCTGCGAATTGCTTACGTCTATTTCCATATGTACGACACGAACGACGAATTGAAGTTGAGCGCAGCTTCCGGCCTCGAGAGCGCAAAGGGATTTTTAAAGAGGGAAATCGGCAGTGCGCTTGCCTTGAAGTTCGTTCCCGATCTGAAATTCTTCTTCGATGAATCCATCGAGCTTTGCGAAAAAATAGATGCGCTTTCCGGAGGGCGCTGA
- a CDS encoding bifunctional oligoribonuclease/PAP phosphatase NrnA — translation MSKDLGYGALANEIKKARSFIIASHLNPDGDGIGSILALGIALRRMGKDVLMYSKDGVPFNLVFLPEAEKIRREFPADRHFDMAIMLDCAQRSRISEEFAALKDADIFICIDHHLLEKAEADLLLIDKAAASTGEVVMHLLEEAGFEITPDIAQCIYTTLVVDTGFFKYSNTSAHSLEMASRLVKLGADPWASAKNLEESRPIETIRLLALSLSTISVGMNGKYCSMEISQKMLLDSGASMEHSEEFATYPRSIAGVEVSALFREVEPELTKVSLRSKDIVDVAKVARFFGGGGHARAAGARIKLPLGEAKRSLEEIVKKELGE, via the coding sequence ATGTCAAAGGATCTAGGTTATGGAGCGCTGGCGAATGAGATAAAAAAAGCCCGTTCGTTCATCATAGCTTCCCATCTCAATCCGGACGGTGACGGAATAGGGTCCATCCTCGCTCTGGGTATAGCGCTCCGCAGGATGGGGAAGGACGTCCTTATGTACAGCAAGGACGGAGTTCCCTTCAACCTTGTCTTTTTACCGGAAGCCGAAAAGATTCGGAGGGAATTTCCTGCGGACCGTCACTTCGATATGGCGATAATGCTCGATTGTGCCCAGCGCAGCCGGATATCTGAAGAGTTTGCGGCCTTGAAGGATGCTGACATCTTCATCTGCATAGACCACCATCTGCTCGAGAAGGCCGAGGCCGATCTGCTGCTCATCGACAAGGCGGCTGCCTCGACGGGCGAGGTCGTCATGCACCTTCTCGAGGAGGCAGGATTCGAGATTACGCCGGATATAGCGCAGTGTATATACACGACTCTCGTAGTTGATACCGGTTTTTTCAAATATTCCAATACTTCGGCCCATTCGCTCGAGATGGCTTCCAGGCTGGTGAAACTCGGCGCCGATCCCTGGGCTTCAGCGAAAAATCTCGAAGAGTCCCGCCCGATCGAAACAATTCGCCTTCTTGCGCTGTCGCTTTCGACGATCTCCGTAGGGATGAACGGGAAATACTGCAGCATGGAAATTTCGCAGAAGATGCTGTTAGATAGCGGGGCATCGATGGAACATTCGGAGGAGTTCGCGACCTACCCGCGTTCAATCGCGGGAGTTGAAGTTTCCGCGCTCTTCCGTGAGGTGGAACCTGAGCTGACTAAGGTGAGTTTGAGATCCAAGGATATCGTCGATGTGGCGAAGGTCGCCAGATTTTTCGGAGGTGGCGGTCATGCCAGGGCGGCGGGCGCCAGGATAAAGCTTCCACTTGGCGAGGCCAAGCGTTCGCTCGAGGAGATCGTAAAGAAAGAGCTTGGAGAATAG
- the truB gene encoding tRNA pseudouridine(55) synthase TruB: MIDGVLVVDKPAGFTSHDIVAIVRRITGARKVGHLGTLDPAATGVLPLVINGATKLASSLSGGERVYEFVLKLGVKTSTDDDQGEVLSTSAVSSDALERLKASIPDFIGKIMQVPPIYSAIQVAGQRAYHAAYAGEKIELEPRAVEIKSISIINSCDDDIHMKLECMAGTYVRSLCRDLGERIGSCGHASRIRRLKSGKFDISQAVTLDDLKLDAGLWKRVLIAI, translated from the coding sequence ATGATCGATGGAGTATTGGTAGTCGATAAACCCGCCGGTTTTACTTCGCATGATATAGTCGCGATAGTGAGGCGTATCACAGGGGCCAGGAAGGTAGGACATCTTGGCACGCTCGATCCCGCCGCGACCGGCGTCCTTCCCTTGGTGATAAATGGGGCGACCAAACTTGCCTCGAGCCTTTCAGGCGGGGAAAGGGTATATGAATTCGTGTTGAAGCTCGGAGTCAAGACCTCCACCGATGATGATCAGGGCGAGGTGCTTTCCACCTCGGCGGTTTCATCTGATGCGTTGGAACGCCTCAAGGCCTCTATCCCCGATTTTATAGGGAAGATAATGCAGGTTCCACCCATTTACTCTGCGATTCAGGTGGCCGGACAGCGTGCATATCATGCCGCATATGCTGGGGAAAAGATAGAGCTGGAGCCTCGCGCAGTTGAAATAAAAAGTATATCTATAATAAATAGTTGTGACGATGATATTCATATGAAGCTTGAATGTATGGCCGGCACCTACGTCAGGAGTCTTTGCAGGGATCTTGGGGAGCGTATTGGCTCCTGCGGCCATGCCTCAAGAATAAGGCGCCTTAAAAGCGGAAAATTTGATATTTCTCAAGCGGTTACATTGGATGACTTAAAATTGGATGCGGGGCTTTGGAAAAGGGTCCTGATAGCGATTTGA